Proteins from a genomic interval of Sporolactobacillus sp. Y61:
- a CDS encoding type II toxin-antitoxin system HicB family antitoxin: MGLKSKYIFPAILTEEEKGYSVQFPDLPGCLPYGSTLEEVQKNAREALALHLYGMDKDGEDIPEASSIRDLKIEKHQCVILVDVLMAPYLQQIFNQSVKKTLTIPKWLDDLAKENNVNYSQVLQSAIKKQVGIEERHSVNG; this comes from the coding sequence ATGGGTTTAAAGTCTAAATATATATTTCCTGCTATTTTAACAGAAGAGGAAAAAGGCTACTCTGTTCAATTTCCTGACTTGCCTGGGTGCCTTCCTTATGGTTCAACTTTGGAAGAGGTTCAGAAAAACGCGAGGGAGGCTCTTGCGTTGCACTTATACGGAATGGATAAGGACGGAGAAGATATTCCGGAAGCTTCAAGTATTAGAGACCTGAAGATAGAAAAGCATCAGTGCGTTATCCTGGTCGATGTATTAATGGCCCCATATCTTCAGCAAATTTTTAACCAGTCCGTGAAGAAAACATTGACCATCCCTAAGTGGCTGGATGATCTTGCTAAGGAAAACAACGTGAATTATTCTCAAGTATTACAATCAGCTATAAAAAAACAAGTCGGCATAGAGGAGAGACATTCAGTTAATGGATAA
- a CDS encoding type II toxin-antitoxin system HicA family toxin translates to MKSYSSREVLKILKKNGWYIVDTVGDHVQLKHPTKKGRVTLTHPRKDIPTGTLMSIEKQSGVRFS, encoded by the coding sequence ATGAAATCATATTCCTCAAGAGAAGTCCTTAAGATACTCAAAAAAAACGGATGGTATATTGTTGATACTGTTGGGGATCATGTTCAATTGAAGCATCCAACGAAAAAGGGAAGGGTTACACTGACTCATCCAAGAAAGGATATACCAACCGGAACTTTAATGAGTATTGAAAAGCAATCAGGAGTTCGATTTTCCTAA
- the tyrS gene encoding tyrosine--tRNA ligase has protein sequence MNAEIHLSVSQQEAVQQQFDTLKQGAAEIVPEAELREKLKKSVATGKPLHVKLGLDPSAPDVHIGHTVVLHKLRQFQQFGHQVQLVIGDFTGKIGDPTGKSATRRQLTDEEVQANAQTYFEQFSKVIDMEKATVAFNAKWLSRLSFSDVIDLSAKTTVARMLERDDFSNRYRSGQSISIHEFFYPLMQAYDSVALRSDIELGGTDQKFNLLMGRHIQEAYGMEKQVAIMLPLLEGLDGKKKMSKSLGNYIGIDESADEIFGKAMSLPDELMIKYFTLATDLPIKEINRLAAGLKDGSIHPRDVKERLSWTLVNMYHGKEAADQASAQFAEVFRQHALPGDLPEVHWNGSTQQIWVVAFLVRLGLFQSNGEARRMIQNGGVKINQTKLSDIGAKINVHDGMVVQVGKRKFVKINLESERA, from the coding sequence ATGAATGCTGAGATTCATTTATCGGTTTCACAGCAGGAAGCTGTCCAACAACAGTTTGACACTCTGAAACAGGGTGCAGCGGAAATTGTTCCTGAGGCTGAGCTTAGAGAAAAACTGAAAAAGTCAGTGGCGACCGGAAAGCCGTTGCATGTTAAACTGGGCCTTGATCCATCGGCTCCGGACGTGCATATCGGACACACGGTGGTGCTGCATAAACTGCGCCAGTTTCAGCAATTCGGCCATCAGGTTCAGCTCGTGATCGGCGATTTTACAGGAAAAATCGGCGATCCGACGGGCAAATCGGCGACACGCCGGCAATTAACGGATGAAGAAGTTCAGGCGAATGCACAGACATACTTTGAACAATTTAGCAAGGTTATCGATATGGAGAAAGCGACCGTTGCCTTTAACGCGAAATGGCTGTCCCGCCTGAGTTTTTCCGATGTCATTGACTTGTCCGCCAAAACAACGGTGGCGCGCATGCTTGAACGTGACGATTTCAGCAATCGCTACCGGTCAGGGCAGTCTATATCGATTCATGAGTTCTTCTATCCTCTGATGCAGGCGTACGACTCCGTTGCACTTCGATCCGATATTGAACTCGGAGGCACGGATCAGAAGTTTAATTTGCTGATGGGACGGCATATTCAGGAAGCTTACGGCATGGAAAAACAGGTGGCGATCATGCTCCCTCTTCTGGAAGGGCTGGATGGAAAGAAGAAAATGTCCAAGTCGCTTGGCAATTATATCGGCATTGACGAATCAGCGGATGAGATTTTCGGCAAGGCGATGTCTCTGCCGGATGAACTGATGATCAAGTACTTTACTTTGGCGACCGATCTGCCCATTAAAGAGATCAACCGTCTGGCGGCTGGATTAAAGGATGGCTCCATCCATCCGAGGGATGTGAAGGAACGGCTAAGCTGGACACTGGTGAACATGTATCATGGCAAGGAAGCGGCAGATCAGGCGAGCGCACAGTTTGCAGAGGTGTTCCGTCAACACGCGCTTCCGGGCGATCTTCCGGAAGTGCATTGGAACGGTTCCACGCAACAGATCTGGGTGGTTGCTTTTCTGGTGAGACTTGGCCTTTTTCAAAGTAACGGAGAGGCGCGCAGGATGATCCAGAACGGCGGCGTAAAAATTAATCAGACGAAACTGTCCGACATCGGAGCAAAAATTAATGTACATGATGGCATGGTCGTTCAGGTTGGCAAAAGGAAGTTTGTAAAAATAAATCTTGAATCGGAGAGAGCATAA
- the guaA gene encoding glutamine-hydrolyzing GMP synthase: MGQPENLIIVMDFGGQYNQLIARRVRDLGVYSELLPNTMTAEQIREKRPKGIIFSGGPSSVYWEGAPKVDPAVYDLGIPILGICYGMQLMSLHFGADVAHASHREYGKAEISANTDSALFQGQPAKQTVWMSHGDLVKTPPEGFKVDAKSASCPVAAMSDVAKNLYGVQYHVEVRHTEYGNDLLNNFIFHICKAEKNWSMEHFIDQQVEKIRSTVGDKKVICALSGGVDSSVAAALVHQAIGDQLTCIFVDHGLLRKGEAEGVVETFKNRFHMNFIFVDAKQRFLDKLTDVSEPEKKRKIIGNEFIHVFEEEASKLKDISFLVQGTLYTDVVESGAGGSSQTIKSHHNVGGLPEDMTFKLIEPLNTLFKDEVRELGTQLGLPDDIVWRQPFPGPGLGIRVLGAITEDKLAIVRESDAILREEIKKAGLDRDIWQYFTVLPNIQSVGVMGDGRTYDHCIAIRAVTSIDGMTSDWARIPWEVLEKISNRIVNEVEHVNRIVYDITSKPPATIEWE; the protein is encoded by the coding sequence ATGGGACAACCTGAGAATTTGATCATTGTCATGGACTTCGGCGGTCAGTATAATCAGCTGATCGCAAGACGTGTCCGTGATCTTGGTGTATACAGTGAACTTCTGCCGAATACGATGACGGCGGAACAGATCAGAGAAAAAAGGCCGAAAGGGATCATCTTCTCCGGCGGGCCGAGCAGTGTCTACTGGGAGGGCGCGCCGAAAGTCGATCCGGCGGTCTATGACCTCGGGATTCCGATTCTCGGTATCTGTTACGGGATGCAACTGATGAGCCTGCACTTCGGGGCGGATGTCGCACATGCCTCCCACAGAGAATATGGTAAAGCAGAAATTTCCGCGAATACGGACAGTGCCCTTTTCCAGGGGCAGCCGGCAAAGCAGACGGTTTGGATGAGCCATGGCGATCTCGTTAAAACGCCGCCGGAAGGATTCAAAGTCGATGCGAAAAGCGCATCGTGTCCGGTGGCGGCGATGAGTGATGTCGCAAAAAATCTGTACGGAGTGCAGTACCACGTTGAAGTCCGCCACACAGAATACGGGAATGATCTTCTGAATAATTTTATTTTTCACATCTGTAAAGCGGAAAAGAACTGGTCGATGGAACACTTCATCGATCAGCAGGTGGAGAAGATCCGGTCCACTGTCGGCGATAAGAAAGTAATCTGTGCATTGAGCGGCGGAGTTGATTCTTCGGTTGCTGCAGCTCTGGTACACCAGGCCATAGGCGATCAGCTGACCTGCATTTTTGTCGATCACGGTCTGCTCCGCAAAGGCGAAGCAGAAGGCGTTGTTGAGACATTCAAAAACCGCTTCCATATGAATTTTATCTTTGTCGACGCGAAACAGCGCTTTCTGGACAAGCTGACGGATGTCAGCGAGCCGGAGAAAAAGCGCAAAATCATCGGCAATGAATTCATCCATGTTTTTGAAGAAGAAGCAAGCAAGCTTAAGGATATCTCGTTTCTTGTTCAGGGCACGCTCTATACGGATGTGGTAGAGAGCGGCGCGGGCGGCTCCTCACAGACCATCAAGTCGCATCATAATGTCGGCGGGCTTCCTGAAGATATGACATTTAAGCTGATTGAACCGCTGAATACGCTGTTCAAGGATGAGGTACGCGAGCTCGGCACCCAGCTCGGCCTGCCGGACGATATCGTCTGGCGCCAGCCGTTCCCGGGACCGGGCCTCGGCATCCGCGTACTCGGCGCGATCACCGAGGACAAGCTGGCGATTGTCCGTGAATCAGATGCCATTCTGCGTGAGGAAATCAAAAAAGCCGGTCTCGACCGCGATATCTGGCAGTACTTCACCGTGCTGCCGAACATCCAGAGTGTCGGCGTTATGGGGGACGGACGTACCTACGATCACTGTATCGCCATCCGCGCTGTCACCTCAATCGACGGCATGACCTCCGACTGGGCACGCATCCCATGGGAGGTTCTCGAAAAAATATCGAACCGAATCGTGAATGAGGTGGAGCACGTCAACCGTATTGTGTATGATATTACCTCCAAGCCGCCGGCCACAATTGAGTGGGAATAA
- a CDS encoding cation:proton antiporter — protein MDFIFELAVILLATKIAGHLSVLMKQPAVLGELLVGILIGPAVLGWIPNSEMIHIISEAGVILLMFIAGLEADLDDLRKNARPSTAVAVGGIIFPLGFGTLAGLGMGMPLNQGIFLGLVLSATSVSITVQTLKEMGKLQTRESTTILGAAVLDDVLVIVLLAFVMSFFGGSDESTLLVIGQKILFFATILLISWKAVPWIMRWFGGLKVSEPVVSAAVMIGFFFACYAEWLGVAGIIGSFIAGAAIAQTPFKEKVEQKIEPISYGIFVPVFFVSIGLNVTFTGLDRHIWFIIALSLLAIFTKLAGSGLGAWMTGFDFHGAAKIGAGMISRGEVALILASIGMTSGLLDEMYYTPLILVVLITTLVTPPALSRLFANERDHEAA, from the coding sequence ATGGACTTTATTTTTGAACTGGCTGTCATTTTACTTGCGACCAAAATAGCCGGACATCTGAGTGTCCTGATGAAACAGCCGGCTGTGCTTGGGGAATTACTGGTGGGCATTCTGATTGGCCCGGCTGTTCTGGGGTGGATACCCAATTCGGAAATGATCCATATCATCAGCGAAGCCGGTGTGATCCTGCTGATGTTCATTGCCGGACTTGAAGCTGACCTTGACGATCTGCGAAAAAATGCCCGGCCGTCGACGGCTGTGGCCGTCGGAGGGATTATCTTTCCGCTTGGATTTGGTACGCTGGCAGGACTCGGGATGGGCATGCCGCTTAATCAGGGGATCTTTCTGGGGCTGGTTCTTTCTGCGACTTCAGTGAGCATTACGGTACAGACTTTGAAGGAAATGGGCAAGCTTCAGACGCGGGAAAGTACGACCATCCTCGGGGCCGCGGTACTCGACGATGTTCTGGTCATTGTTCTGCTGGCTTTTGTCATGAGCTTTTTCGGCGGATCAGATGAGAGTACACTGCTTGTAATTGGACAGAAAATTCTGTTCTTTGCCACCATCCTCCTGATCAGCTGGAAAGCTGTTCCATGGATCATGCGCTGGTTCGGCGGGTTGAAGGTCTCCGAACCGGTGGTCAGCGCGGCAGTCATGATCGGGTTCTTCTTTGCCTGTTATGCCGAATGGCTTGGCGTGGCGGGTATCATCGGTTCTTTTATCGCCGGGGCGGCTATCGCACAGACACCCTTTAAGGAGAAGGTGGAACAGAAGATTGAGCCGATTTCATATGGCATTTTTGTTCCGGTGTTTTTTGTCAGTATCGGACTGAATGTCACGTTTACCGGACTTGACCGTCACATCTGGTTCATTATCGCCCTTTCGCTTCTGGCCATTTTCACCAAACTTGCGGGTTCAGGTCTGGGTGCCTGGATGACCGGATTTGATTTTCACGGCGCAGCGAAAATCGGGGCGGGTATGATCTCGCGTGGAGAGGTGGCCCTGATCCTTGCCTCCATCGGTATGACTTCAGGCCTTCTGGATGAGATGTATTATACCCCGCTGATCCTTGTCGTTCTGATCACCACGCTGGTGACGCCGCCCGCCTTAAGCAGGCTCTTTGCCAATGAAAGAGATCATGAAGCAGCCTGA
- a CDS encoding DUF3298 and DUF4163 domain-containing protein — MKRVTGKSMMALVMVLVLMGWWPPAGQAVAADQPSPVKISIQKLSNGIFYPVVRSGIDQESIRKNINKAFLEHADAIWRKDQAYRKQYEKDKLTGIPGPYYASTRPYVRFNDGRLLSVSFVDEAYTGGAHGMHYEKTYNFKTDTGEQLQLGDVVTNQTQLDQVNDYVKNQMIELKKAGRYDFFIDSFKGIDQKEGQFYFDRDGITLVFQEYEVAPYSNGIIHIHVPREVFK; from the coding sequence GTGAAGCGTGTGACAGGGAAAAGCATGATGGCACTAGTGATGGTACTTGTGCTGATGGGATGGTGGCCGCCGGCGGGACAGGCTGTGGCGGCAGACCAGCCGTCCCCGGTGAAGATCAGCATTCAGAAATTGTCAAACGGGATCTTCTATCCTGTGGTGAGGTCCGGAATCGATCAGGAATCGATTCGAAAAAACATTAATAAGGCTTTTCTGGAGCACGCGGATGCCATATGGCGAAAAGATCAGGCATACCGAAAACAGTACGAAAAAGACAAGCTGACCGGTATCCCGGGACCGTATTATGCCAGTACGAGACCTTATGTGCGCTTCAATGACGGCCGGCTGCTCAGTGTTTCTTTTGTCGATGAAGCTTACACCGGCGGAGCGCACGGCATGCATTATGAAAAAACTTATAATTTCAAAACGGACACAGGGGAACAGTTACAACTCGGGGATGTCGTGACAAATCAAACGCAGCTTGATCAGGTCAATGATTATGTGAAGAATCAAATGATTGAACTGAAAAAAGCGGGTCGATATGATTTCTTTATTGACAGCTTCAAAGGCATCGATCAAAAAGAGGGGCAGTTTTACTTCGACAGGGATGGCATCACGCTGGTTTTTCAGGAATATGAAGTTGCACCTTATTCAAACGGAATCATTCATATCCATGTCCCGAGGGAAGTTTTCAAATGA
- a CDS encoding putative quinol monooxygenase, with protein MIIIHATFHVRQENRDLFQTESVPLITGSRMESGNIRYTLYEDPSDRNSFILVEEWKDEKAVQRHRQSAQVTAFMARADLLFDRPTAISCYSARKLPSE; from the coding sequence ATGATCATTATTCACGCAACCTTTCATGTCAGACAGGAAAACCGTGATCTTTTTCAGACAGAATCAGTCCCGCTGATTACCGGATCCCGGATGGAATCTGGAAATATCCGCTATACCCTTTACGAAGATCCCTCAGACAGGAACAGCTTCATCCTGGTTGAAGAATGGAAAGATGAAAAAGCTGTTCAGCGCCACAGACAGTCTGCACAAGTTACCGCATTTATGGCCAGAGCGGACCTGCTTTTCGATCGTCCGACAGCGATTAGCTGTTATTCAGCCAGAAAACTGCCTTCTGAATGA
- a CDS encoding YkvA family protein, with amino-acid sequence MVCESLCLCIVACAFNPIDPIPDFIPIPRYLDEFIITPFALMLAVKCIPESVMTDAKIKTQQRKRNTGTPKFRTAVSGFSACTDSVLDFLILALILRPDDLCIRSDLRHFHRIMA; translated from the coding sequence ATGGTATGCGAAAGCCTTTGCCTGTGCATCGTTGCCTGCGCGTTCAACCCGATTGATCCGATTCCAGACTTCATCCCGATTCCCCGCTATCTGGATGAGTTCATAATCACCCCTTTTGCCCTCATGCTGGCTGTAAAATGTATTCCTGAATCCGTCATGACGGACGCAAAAATAAAAACACAGCAACGAAAAAGAAATACAGGAACGCCAAAATTCAGAACAGCTGTTTCAGGCTTCTCTGCCTGCACGGATTCTGTACTGGATTTTCTTATACTGGCTTTGATTCTCCGGCCGGATGATTTGTGCATTCGGTCGGATCTTCGCCATTTCCACCGGATTATGGCCTGA
- the aroD gene encoding type I 3-dehydroquinate dehydratase — protein sequence MKTVTLKNLTIGSGIPKICVPITGTSCEAAAHIAAQIASGPADFAEWRIDYMKDLSVASLLHAAGRLREVLGEKPLLATFRSSREGGEKPLSDPAYFQLYERLIERKLADAVDLEQTRPSRGRARLIDAVHRAGGKVIISSHDFSHTPSRNDLVTKLKKMEAGKADIAKIAVMPRLPGDVLTLMEATLEARESMTIPIITMAMGSLGKVSRISGMLTGSAVTFGSLNEVSAPGQIEVNHLKHMLTELSPDPREEGAGY from the coding sequence ATGAAAACAGTTACGTTAAAAAATCTGACCATCGGTTCCGGCATACCGAAGATCTGTGTACCGATCACGGGAACGTCCTGTGAAGCAGCGGCGCATATTGCAGCACAGATCGCCTCCGGTCCGGCCGACTTTGCCGAATGGCGTATCGACTACATGAAGGATCTGTCCGTTGCATCCCTGTTGCATGCAGCCGGACGGTTGCGGGAGGTCCTTGGCGAAAAGCCGCTGCTGGCCACCTTCAGAAGCTCACGCGAAGGCGGGGAGAAGCCGCTTAGTGATCCGGCATATTTTCAGCTGTACGAGAGGCTGATCGAGCGGAAACTGGCTGATGCTGTTGATCTGGAACAGACACGCCCTTCAAGGGGAAGGGCACGCCTTATTGATGCGGTACACCGGGCAGGAGGGAAAGTGATCATCAGTTCACATGACTTTTCCCATACCCCTTCCCGGAATGACCTCGTCACAAAACTGAAAAAAATGGAAGCGGGAAAGGCGGATATAGCAAAAATAGCGGTGATGCCCCGTTTACCGGGCGACGTGCTGACACTGATGGAGGCAACTCTGGAGGCGAGGGAGTCAATGACGATTCCGATTATTACGATGGCAATGGGCAGTCTGGGTAAAGTTTCCCGAATCAGCGGAATGCTCACCGGATCCGCTGTCACTTTCGGAAGCCTGAACGAGGTTTCCGCGCCTGGACAGATTGAAGTGAATCATCTGAAACACATGCTAACTGAACTGTCTCCTGATCCCCGAGAAGAGGGCGCAGGGTACTGA
- the tkt gene encoding transketolase: MKFDEIDESCVNAIRMLSCECIERAGSGHPGLPLGAAPMAYVLWRNHLRLNPDDPEWFDRDRFVLSAGHGSAMLYSLLHLSGFDLTMDDLKHFRRFRSRTPGHPERGSAPEVEATTGPLGQGLGMATGMAMAEAHLAAVCHSGEEVINHRTFVLCGDGDLMEGVSYEAASLAGHLKLNKLMVLYDSNSVSLDGRADRSFSEDVRGRFKSCGWNYLRVEDGNDLSAIDAAIERAKQQRNGPTLIEVRTVIGFGAPGQGTNQVHGTPLGEKGLAELRRRLHWDHPEFTVPRNVRERFRQCIGQRGGQAEAEWKCRVNQWAAGHPDKAEKLTQALNHQLPPDWKEGLPREVTGSESGRVTSHRIIQILADKLPFLWGGSADLASSNKTNIERSDLFRAERREGRNIAFGVREFAEASALNGIALHGGSRVFGGTFFVFSDYMRAAIRLAALQKLPVIYIFTHDSIAVGEDGPTHEPVEQLMSLRAMPGVSLIRPADANETVAAWEAAIETSDRPTILALSRQKLPVLSGTAEQAEEGVRHGGYVLSPQEGAWPEGILIATGSEVRLAIGAQKLLRQSGHDVSVVSMPCFDRFEKQSQAYRESVLPSTVRRRMSIEMGATFGWERYVGLQGISLGVDTFGASGSAEDLMNHFGFTENHIVTLYTQAAEKPVNLVHPQVG; this comes from the coding sequence ATGAAGTTTGACGAAATTGACGAAAGTTGTGTGAATGCGATACGTATGCTGAGCTGTGAATGCATTGAACGTGCCGGTTCCGGACATCCGGGACTTCCTCTCGGTGCCGCTCCGATGGCCTACGTGCTGTGGCGCAATCATTTACGTCTGAATCCGGATGATCCGGAATGGTTTGATCGCGACCGCTTTGTCCTGTCGGCCGGTCATGGCTCAGCCATGCTTTACAGTCTGCTGCATTTGTCGGGATTTGATCTAACCATGGATGATTTGAAACATTTCCGCCGGTTCCGCAGCAGAACGCCCGGACACCCGGAACGGGGAAGCGCGCCCGAAGTTGAGGCAACAACTGGTCCACTGGGCCAGGGCCTTGGAATGGCAACAGGTATGGCTATGGCTGAAGCCCATCTGGCAGCTGTCTGTCACTCAGGCGAGGAGGTGATCAATCACCGGACATTCGTTCTGTGCGGAGACGGAGATCTGATGGAAGGCGTTTCCTATGAAGCTGCAAGCCTCGCCGGTCATCTGAAACTGAACAAATTAATGGTCCTGTATGATTCGAACAGCGTCTCACTTGATGGCCGGGCAGACCGATCATTTTCTGAAGATGTACGCGGCCGTTTTAAAAGCTGCGGCTGGAATTATCTGCGGGTGGAAGACGGCAATGATCTGTCCGCCATCGACGCGGCGATTGAACGCGCAAAACAGCAGAGGAATGGACCGACGCTGATAGAAGTCCGGACGGTCATTGGTTTCGGTGCGCCGGGTCAGGGAACAAATCAGGTCCACGGCACCCCGCTCGGAGAAAAGGGATTGGCAGAACTTCGCCGCCGGCTGCACTGGGATCATCCTGAATTTACTGTTCCCCGGAACGTTCGGGAACGCTTCAGGCAGTGCATCGGCCAACGGGGAGGGCAGGCTGAAGCTGAATGGAAGTGCCGGGTGAATCAATGGGCGGCAGGTCATCCGGATAAAGCCGAAAAGTTAACGCAGGCATTGAACCATCAGCTGCCTCCGGACTGGAAAGAGGGACTCCCGCGCGAGGTGACCGGTTCCGAGTCCGGACGCGTGACCAGCCATCGCATCATTCAGATTCTGGCAGATAAGCTTCCCTTTCTGTGGGGCGGATCAGCCGATCTCGCCAGTTCGAATAAAACAAATATTGAACGCAGCGATTTGTTCCGTGCGGAGCGCCGTGAGGGACGAAATATTGCCTTCGGTGTCCGTGAGTTTGCTGAAGCATCGGCGCTGAACGGGATCGCGCTTCACGGCGGCAGCCGGGTATTCGGCGGCACCTTCTTCGTTTTTTCCGATTACATGCGTGCCGCCATCCGCCTGGCAGCCCTTCAGAAGCTGCCTGTGATCTATATTTTCACCCACGATTCGATTGCCGTTGGAGAAGATGGTCCGACCCATGAACCGGTGGAACAGCTGATGAGTCTGCGGGCGATGCCCGGTGTGTCGCTCATCCGTCCCGCTGATGCGAATGAGACCGTCGCAGCCTGGGAAGCAGCAATAGAGACCTCAGACCGGCCAACGATTCTCGCCCTGTCCCGCCAGAAACTGCCTGTACTGAGCGGAACCGCGGAACAGGCTGAAGAAGGGGTCCGGCACGGCGGTTACGTGCTTTCCCCGCAGGAGGGGGCATGGCCCGAGGGGATTCTGATCGCCACCGGATCGGAAGTCCGGCTCGCTATCGGTGCACAAAAGTTGCTGCGCCAGTCCGGGCATGATGTTTCCGTAGTATCGATGCCCTGTTTCGACCGGTTTGAGAAACAGAGTCAGGCCTATCGTGAATCGGTTCTTCCTTCCACCGTGCGCCGGCGGATGTCGATTGAAATGGGGGCGACATTCGGCTGGGAACGTTATGTCGGCCTGCAGGGCATCTCCCTTGGCGTCGACACATTCGGCGCCAGCGGATCTGCAGAAGATCTGATGAATCATTTCGGTTTTACAGAAAATCATATTGTCACGCTTTACACGCAGGCAGCCGAGAAGCCTGTCAACCTGGTTCATCCGCAGGTTGGCTGA
- the aroF gene encoding 3-deoxy-7-phosphoheptulonate synthase produces the protein MIIQFKENVTPDTQKAFAAKFSRLNKQVLTAGSRMAVTELNHCEFSDHEASAIDKIVTDTPPYVLASRLFHPEDTVIRLPHSVIGGPAFTLMAGPCSVESEEHIRHMARVAREGGATVLRGGAFKPRTSPYSFQGLGEEGLRYLREAADENGMDVITEVMDETHVPLVAKYADVLQIGARNMQNFSLLKAVGKTRIPVALKRGMAASIDDLLNASEYIASGGNHNIMLIERGIRTFDHKYTRNTFDVAAVPVLQKLTHYPVLVDPSHAAGVWDLVAPLACAGTAAGASGMIVEIHDRPEEAMSDGPQALKPDTYLRMVRRISALRQLMETWEG, from the coding sequence ATGATTATTCAATTCAAGGAAAACGTGACGCCAGACACGCAGAAGGCATTTGCAGCAAAATTCAGCCGGCTTAACAAGCAGGTTTTAACTGCAGGGTCAAGAATGGCCGTCACAGAGCTCAACCATTGCGAATTCTCGGATCATGAAGCATCCGCCATCGATAAAATCGTCACGGATACACCGCCCTATGTCCTGGCGAGCCGCCTGTTTCATCCTGAAGATACGGTGATTCGGCTCCCGCATTCAGTGATCGGCGGCCCTGCTTTTACCCTGATGGCCGGTCCCTGCTCCGTTGAGTCGGAAGAACACATCCGCCATATGGCCCGCGTCGCCCGGGAAGGCGGCGCAACCGTTCTGCGCGGCGGTGCGTTCAAGCCCCGCACCTCCCCCTATTCTTTTCAGGGTCTCGGTGAAGAGGGGCTGCGTTACCTGCGCGAGGCCGCTGATGAAAACGGAATGGATGTGATTACGGAGGTCATGGACGAGACCCATGTACCGCTTGTAGCCAAATATGCTGATGTGCTGCAGATCGGTGCCCGCAACATGCAGAACTTTTCACTGTTAAAAGCCGTCGGGAAAACCCGTATCCCTGTCGCACTGAAGCGGGGCATGGCGGCCAGTATCGACGACCTGCTGAACGCCTCTGAATATATCGCAAGCGGCGGTAATCATAACATCATGCTGATCGAACGCGGGATTCGGACGTTTGATCACAAATATACACGCAATACCTTTGATGTCGCGGCCGTACCGGTTCTGCAGAAGCTGACGCACTACCCGGTTCTTGTCGATCCGAGTCATGCCGCCGGTGTATGGGATCTGGTGGCACCGCTCGCCTGCGCAGGAACCGCAGCCGGTGCCAGCGGAATGATTGTGGAAATTCATGACCGACCGGAAGAAGCGATGTCCGACGGTCCTCAGGCCCTGAAGCCAGACACGTACCTGAGGATGGTCAGACGTATTTCAGCGCTCAGACAGCTTATGGAAACCTGGGAGGGATGA